A region from the Benincasa hispida cultivar B227 chromosome 12, ASM972705v1, whole genome shotgun sequence genome encodes:
- the LOC120067014 gene encoding uncharacterized protein LOC120067014, whose protein sequence is MALAILKGQKVDGFVLGTKPKPAEFLKSTEGGETIELLSNPEFEEWNTVDQVLLDCLLGSMTPSIACDVMDYKNSRDVWTALEKLYGAFSKARVNQLRSAMQNTKKGKMKITNYLAYMKQTS, encoded by the coding sequence ATGGCTCTAGCCATTTTGAAAGGCCAAAAAGTTGATGGTTTTGTTCTTGGAACCAAACCAAAACCTGCTGAATTTCTCAAATCTACAGAAGGAGGAGAAACTATAGAATTACTTAGCAATCCAGAATTTGAGGAATGGAACACAGTTGATCAAGTTTTACTTGATTGCCTACTTGGCTCAATGACACCTTCAATAGCATGTGACGTCATGGATTACAAAAATTCAAGAGATGTATGGACAGCCTTGGAGAAACTATATGGAGCATTCAGTAAGGCTCGTGTCAATCAACTTAGAAGTGCAATGCAGAATACCAAAAAGGGAAAGATGAAGATAACTAACTATTTAGCATATATGAAACAAACTTCTTAA